The genomic DNA CCAAAAAACTACACTTAAAATCGATAATTTACGAACTACTTTGGTTTATAAAAGGAGATACAAATATTAAATACTTGCAAGATAATGGTGTTAAAATTTGGAACTCTTGGGCAGATGAAAACGGAGATTTAGGTCCGGTTTATGGTCATCAATGGCGTAATTGGAATAGTGATGATATTGATCAATTGCAAGATGTAATCGAAACGTTAAAAAACAATCCGAATTCTAGGAGAATGATGGTTGCTGCTTGGAATCCTTCTGTAATGCCAGATACTTCTGTAGGTTTTTCAGAAAACGTTGCCAATGGTAAAGCCGCTTTACCTCCTTGTCATGCTTTTTTTCAGTTTTATGTTGCAGACGGAAAATTATCTTGTCAATTATATCAAAGAAGTGCAGATATCTTTTTGGGAGTTCCTTTTAATATTGCTAGTTATGCTTTGTTTACAATGATGATGGCGCAGGTTTGTGGGTATGAAGCAGGTGAGTTTATTCACACTTTTGGAGATGCTCATATTTATAATAACCATACCGAACAGTTAG from Polaribacter sp. ALD11 includes the following:
- a CDS encoding thymidylate synthase, which encodes MKQYHDLVKHVLENGNEKGDRTGTGTKSVFGYQMRFDLNEGFPMITTKKLHLKSIIYELLWFIKGDTNIKYLQDNGVKIWNSWADENGDLGPVYGHQWRNWNSDDIDQLQDVIETLKNNPNSRRMMVAAWNPSVMPDTSVGFSENVANGKAALPPCHAFFQFYVADGKLSCQLYQRSADIFLGVPFNIASYALFTMMMAQVCGYEAGEFIHTFGDAHIYNNHTEQLELQLSRDIRPLPKMKMNTSIKNIEDFTFEDFELLDYNPHPHIKGKVAV